The following proteins come from a genomic window of Vidua chalybeata isolate OUT-0048 chromosome 2, bVidCha1 merged haplotype, whole genome shotgun sequence:
- the TSC22D1 gene encoding TSC22 domain family protein 1 isoform X3 has protein sequence MNAQCCRPVAMDLGVYQLRHFSISFLSSLLGTDNSSLRLDSSSSGASVVAIDNKIEQAMDLVKSHLMYAVREEVEVLKEQIKELIEKNSQLEQENTLLKTLASPEQLAQFQAQLQTGSPPSSSQSQGTTQQPAQPTSQGSGPSA, from the exons ATGAATGCCCAATGTTGTAGACCGGTGGCAATGGATCTAGGAGTTTATCAACTAAGACACTTCTCGATTTCGTTCTTATCGTCATTGCTGGGCACCGACAACTCGTCTCTGAGGCTCGACAGTAG CTCCTCTGGTGCAAGCGTAGTAGCTATCGACAACAAAATCGAGCAAGCGATG GATCTGGTAAAGAGTCACTTGATGTACGCAGTAAGGGAGGAAGTGGAGGTCCTCAAAGAGCAAATCAAAGAGCTGATAGAGAAGAACTCGCAGCTGGAGCAAGAAAACACTCTGCTAAAAACACttgccagcccagagcagcttgCCCAGTTCCAAGCACAGCTGCAGACTGGTTCTCCGCCTTCCTCTTCCCAGTCACAAGGGACAACACAGCAGCCTGCTCAGCCAACGTCACAGGGCTCAGGGCCTTCAGCATAG
- the TSC22D1 gene encoding TSC22 domain family protein 1 isoform X4: MDLVKSHLMYAVREEVEVLKEQIKELIEKNSQLEQENTLLKTLASPEQLAQFQAQLQTGSPPSSSQSQGTTQQPAQPTSQGSGPSA; the protein is encoded by the exons ATG GATCTGGTAAAGAGTCACTTGATGTACGCAGTAAGGGAGGAAGTGGAGGTCCTCAAAGAGCAAATCAAAGAGCTGATAGAGAAGAACTCGCAGCTGGAGCAAGAAAACACTCTGCTAAAAACACttgccagcccagagcagcttgCCCAGTTCCAAGCACAGCTGCAGACTGGTTCTCCGCCTTCCTCTTCCCAGTCACAAGGGACAACACAGCAGCCTGCTCAGCCAACGTCACAGGGCTCAGGGCCTTCAGCATAG